In a single window of the Arthrobacter zhangbolii genome:
- a CDS encoding Fur family transcriptional regulator, whose protein sequence is MTRQRLAVGRTLDELDDFVSTQELFRLLQERGERVSLATTYRILQSMTDENLVDVLRNGDGEAIYRRCAVEHHHHHLVCRDCGKAVEVEAPAVETWAAGLGARHGFTDVAHTVEVFGLCPECSARKA, encoded by the coding sequence ATGACCCGCCAGCGGCTTGCCGTGGGGCGCACCTTGGACGAGCTGGACGATTTTGTCAGTACCCAGGAGCTCTTCCGGCTGCTGCAGGAACGCGGGGAACGCGTTTCGCTGGCCACCACCTACCGCATCCTGCAGTCCATGACGGATGAAAACCTGGTGGATGTGCTGCGCAACGGTGACGGCGAGGCAATCTACCGGCGCTGCGCCGTCGAGCACCACCATCACCATCTGGTCTGCCGCGACTGCGGAAAGGCCGTGGAAGTGGAGGCCCCGGCTGTTGAGACCTGGGCGGCGGGCCTCGGCGCCCGGCACGGCTTCACCGATGTGGCCCATACCGTGGAGGTTTTCGGGCTCTGCCCCGAATGCAGCGCCCGTAAGGCCTAG
- a CDS encoding metal ABC transporter permease, with amino-acid sequence MDLRSFFEAVFDFSDYGELLPLVQNSIWAAAILGLVGGLIGTFVLMRDLAFAVHGIAELSFAGASFALLIGVNVVIGSLAGSVAAAVLLAVMGLRARDRNSIIGVIMPFGLGLGILFLSLYEGRSANKFGLLTGQIVAVDTVQLNLLAGVAAVVVAALLFIWRPLTFASADPDLAEARGVPVRVLSIVFMFLLGLAVALSIQVVGALLVLSLLITPAAAALLVTSSPRLVVFLSVAFALVSSVGGILLALGGRIPISPYVTTVSFAIYLVCRLIRRFRTGRGRRELSRNTATAGA; translated from the coding sequence TTGGACCTGCGTAGCTTCTTCGAGGCGGTTTTCGATTTCAGTGATTACGGGGAGCTTTTGCCCCTGGTCCAGAACTCCATCTGGGCAGCCGCCATCCTGGGCCTTGTCGGCGGGCTGATCGGCACGTTCGTCCTGATGCGGGACCTGGCCTTCGCGGTGCACGGCATTGCCGAGCTGTCCTTCGCCGGGGCCTCGTTTGCCCTGCTGATCGGCGTCAACGTGGTGATCGGGTCCCTTGCCGGCTCGGTGGCAGCGGCCGTGCTGCTGGCGGTGATGGGTCTGCGGGCCAGGGACCGCAACTCGATCATCGGCGTCATTATGCCCTTTGGCCTGGGCCTGGGCATCCTGTTCCTGAGCCTCTACGAGGGCCGCTCAGCCAACAAATTCGGCCTGCTCACCGGCCAGATCGTGGCGGTGGACACCGTGCAGCTGAACCTGCTGGCGGGTGTTGCCGCGGTGGTGGTTGCCGCCCTGCTGTTCATCTGGCGTCCGCTGACCTTTGCCAGCGCTGACCCGGACCTGGCCGAAGCGCGTGGCGTGCCGGTACGGGTGCTCTCCATTGTCTTTATGTTCCTGCTTGGACTGGCCGTGGCGCTGTCCATCCAGGTGGTGGGGGCGCTGCTGGTGCTGTCGCTGCTGATTACCCCGGCCGCAGCGGCCCTGCTGGTGACCTCCTCGCCACGGCTGGTGGTGTTCCTCAGCGTCGCCTTTGCCCTGGTCTCGTCCGTGGGCGGGATCCTGCTGGCCCTGGGCGGCCGCATTCCGATCAGCCCGTACGTAACCACCGTGTCCTTTGCCATCTACTTGGTCTGCCGGCTTATCCGCCGGTTCCGGACCGGGCGCGGACGGCGGGAACTCAGCAGGAACACCGCCACTGCCGGCGCCTGA
- a CDS encoding metal ABC transporter ATP-binding protein codes for MTPAAAPSPVVRLRDAGLSFGERTLWKNLDLDINAGEFLAVLGPNGSGKTSFLKVLLGLQPLSGGTVTINGRNVHRGSRDIGYIPQQKSFSPGTPLRGRDLVGLGVDGDHWGLRLRRAPVRRRVDRLLEQVGALAYADEPVGRLSGGELQRLRAAQALATNPDLLLCDEPLLSLDLHHQQAISSLIERRCHDDGSAVVFVTHEINPVIEYVDRVLYLAGGQFRTGTPSEVLRSDVLSEMYGSRVEVLRSHGRIVVLGIPDATTHHHGESEGDLGPA; via the coding sequence GTGACGCCCGCAGCGGCTCCGTCGCCGGTAGTGCGCCTGCGCGACGCAGGGCTCTCATTTGGTGAGCGCACGCTCTGGAAGAACCTCGACCTGGACATTAACGCCGGCGAATTCCTGGCAGTGCTGGGCCCCAACGGCTCGGGCAAAACCAGTTTCCTGAAAGTCCTGCTCGGCCTGCAGCCGCTCAGCGGCGGCACCGTCACCATCAACGGCCGCAATGTGCACCGCGGCAGCAGGGACATCGGCTACATTCCGCAGCAGAAGTCCTTCAGCCCCGGCACCCCGCTGCGCGGCCGGGACCTTGTGGGCCTCGGAGTTGACGGTGACCACTGGGGGCTGCGGCTGCGCCGCGCGCCGGTGCGCCGCCGGGTGGACCGGCTGCTGGAGCAGGTGGGCGCACTGGCCTATGCGGACGAACCCGTGGGACGCCTCTCCGGAGGAGAGCTGCAGCGGCTGCGCGCCGCCCAGGCACTGGCAACGAACCCCGATCTGCTGCTCTGCGACGAACCGCTGCTTTCCCTGGACCTGCATCATCAGCAGGCCATCAGTTCCCTCATCGAACGGCGCTGCCACGACGACGGCTCTGCCGTGGTTTTCGTGACCCATGAGATCAACCCGGTGATCGAATATGTGGACCGTGTCCTGTATCTGGCCGGGGGCCAGTTCCGCACCGGAACACCGTCCGAGGTGCTGCGCAGCGACGTGCTCTCGGAAATGTACGGCAGCCGCGTGGAAGTGCTGCGCAGCCACGGACGGATAGTGGTGCTGGGTATCCCCGACGCCACCACACACCACCACGGAGAAAGCGAGGGTGATCTTGGACCTGCGTAG
- a CDS encoding metal ABC transporter solute-binding protein, Zn/Mn family yields the protein MRRTPARLAGTVLAAAALVLTGCSGGGGDASGGSGDGGTVNVVASTDVYGSILSSVGGDKVEVTALIDRPSQDPHSYEATARDRLAVSKADLVVLNGGGYDSFMEKLAADEGVPEDDILNAVEISGLEGSEADHSEEEGHSEEDHAEEDHADAGHSHEGHSHGSFNEHVWYSPEAMGLLAEAAAERLAELDPDAAETFRSNAADFNAGIEDINAALAAMRPVADGRDVALTEPVPDYLVEEAGLHNATPSDFTEAVEEGADVPPQVLKEMQDLVTGGSIVFLGYNEQTSTPQTEAVREAALAEGVPVLDFSETLPEGQDYLQWMAANTGAIEGVLQ from the coding sequence ATGCGCCGTACCCCCGCCCGCCTGGCCGGAACCGTCCTTGCCGCAGCAGCACTGGTCCTTACTGGCTGCAGCGGCGGAGGCGGCGATGCCTCCGGCGGTTCCGGCGACGGCGGCACGGTGAACGTGGTGGCTTCCACCGACGTCTACGGCAGCATCCTTTCCAGCGTCGGCGGGGACAAAGTTGAAGTCACCGCGCTGATTGACCGGCCGAGCCAGGATCCGCACTCCTATGAGGCCACGGCCAGGGACCGGCTCGCCGTGTCCAAGGCTGACCTGGTGGTGCTCAACGGCGGAGGGTATGACAGTTTCATGGAAAAGCTGGCTGCCGATGAGGGCGTTCCGGAGGATGACATCCTCAACGCGGTGGAGATCTCCGGACTCGAGGGTTCCGAAGCTGACCACTCCGAAGAAGAGGGCCACTCGGAAGAGGACCACGCCGAAGAGGACCACGCCGATGCTGGGCACTCCCACGAAGGGCACAGCCACGGTTCCTTCAACGAGCACGTCTGGTACAGCCCCGAGGCGATGGGCCTGCTCGCTGAGGCAGCGGCCGAACGGCTCGCTGAGCTCGACCCCGACGCCGCCGAAACCTTCCGCAGCAATGCCGCGGACTTCAACGCGGGGATCGAGGACATCAATGCTGCCCTGGCCGCCATGCGTCCCGTGGCGGACGGCCGTGACGTGGCCCTGACCGAGCCGGTGCCGGATTACCTGGTGGAGGAAGCAGGGCTCCACAATGCCACCCCGTCCGACTTCACCGAAGCCGTGGAAGAGGGCGCCGACGTGCCGCCGCAGGTGCTCAAGGAGATGCAGGACCTGGTCACCGGTGGTTCCATCGTCTTCCTTGGCTACAACGAACAAACCTCCACCCCGCAGACCGAAGCCGTACGCGAAGCGGCACTGGCCGAAGGCGTCCCCGTGCTGGACTTCTCCGAGACCCTGCCCGAGGGCCAGGACTACCTGCAGTGGATGGCAGCGAATACCGGGGCCATTGAAGGTGTCCTGCAGTGA
- a CDS encoding hemolysin family protein has translation MSDLAGIFWLVVLLLGNAFFVGAEFAVMSARRSQIEPYAEAGSKRARTTLWAMEHVSLMLACAQLGITVCSLLILSVAEPAIHHLLSVPLEAVGLPTEAADGAGFLVALLLVTFLHVTIGEMVPKNISVSVADRAVLLLAPPLVFISKLVRPVIAALNWLANHALRVVGITPKDEVASAFTLEEMQSIVEESTKLGTVADNSGVISGALEFSGQSAGTVMVPLDELVTLRTDSTPEEFERAVGRTGFSRFVLVDEAGNLTGYMHLKDIMSIPPEAYERPITENKVRTLANLRLDDEIEDALAVMQRTGSHLARVLAPDGSTRGVLFLEDIIEQLVGEIRDATQAQGFRRTGESL, from the coding sequence ATGAGCGATCTGGCAGGGATTTTCTGGCTGGTCGTCCTGTTGCTGGGCAATGCCTTCTTCGTTGGTGCCGAGTTTGCCGTGATGTCCGCCCGGCGCAGCCAGATTGAGCCCTATGCGGAAGCCGGTTCCAAACGGGCCAGGACAACACTGTGGGCCATGGAGCATGTTTCCCTGATGCTCGCCTGCGCCCAGCTGGGCATTACTGTGTGCTCCCTCCTGATCCTCTCCGTAGCCGAGCCGGCCATCCACCATCTGCTCTCGGTTCCGCTGGAAGCAGTGGGGCTGCCGACTGAGGCCGCGGACGGCGCAGGGTTCCTGGTGGCGCTGCTGCTGGTCACTTTCCTGCACGTCACCATCGGCGAGATGGTCCCCAAGAACATCTCGGTGTCCGTGGCGGACCGGGCCGTGCTGCTGCTCGCGCCGCCGCTGGTCTTCATTTCCAAACTTGTCCGGCCGGTCATTGCCGCACTGAACTGGCTCGCCAACCATGCCCTGCGCGTGGTGGGCATTACGCCCAAGGATGAGGTTGCCTCGGCCTTCACGCTTGAGGAGATGCAGTCCATCGTGGAGGAATCCACGAAGCTTGGCACCGTGGCGGATAATTCCGGCGTGATTTCGGGTGCGCTGGAGTTTTCCGGGCAAAGCGCCGGAACGGTCATGGTGCCGCTGGATGAGCTGGTGACGCTGCGGACTGATTCCACTCCGGAAGAGTTTGAACGGGCAGTGGGCCGGACCGGCTTCTCCCGCTTTGTGCTGGTGGATGAAGCAGGCAACCTGACCGGTTACATGCACTTGAAGGACATCATGTCCATCCCGCCGGAGGCGTACGAACGGCCGATCACCGAGAACAAGGTGCGCACCCTGGCGAACCTGCGCCTCGATGACGAAATAGAAGACGCGCTGGCGGTGATGCAGCGGACGGGTTCGCACCTTGCCCGTGTGCTGGCACCGGACGGAAGCACCCGGGGAGTGCTGTTCCTTGAGGACATCATTGAACAGCTGGTGGGCGAGATCCGGGACGCCACCCAGGCGCAGGGCTTCCGCCGCACCGGGGAAAGCCTCTAA
- a CDS encoding hemolysin family protein — protein MEWLYLFFGLLLILGTGFFVAVEFSLVALDQPAVRRAVENGDKAAEPLLRCLTTLSTQLSSCQLGITLTTLLTGFVMEPSVGRLLEGPLAGLGLPPLLVDSVSVTVAMILATFLSMLLGELIPKNMSIAMPFRVGKALARPQLAFTVVFKPAVLLLNGFANRILHLFGLEAKEEVSGARTPAELSSMARRSAEMGTLDKNTAAFLSRTFSFAGRTAADVMTPRIRLETIDAEQPVADVIEAARRTGYSRFPVLGDSPDDIRGVVHVKKAVAVPRSKRATLPAAAIMSDILRVPETVHLDSLLSELRNANLQLAVVLDEYGGTAGVATLEDLVEEIVGEVSDEHDKAKPGVLQSASGAWYFPGIMRPDEVSALVPLLRMPDEAGYETVGGYIMAELGRIAEAGDRVEVPGGMLEVERMDGRRIDRVSFIPVAEDSEGEHPTEHQDNMEAPRAEARKDRSARREGIR, from the coding sequence ATGGAATGGCTCTACCTCTTCTTCGGTCTGCTCCTTATTCTCGGTACCGGTTTTTTCGTTGCCGTGGAATTTTCGCTCGTCGCCCTGGACCAGCCGGCCGTACGCCGCGCGGTGGAAAACGGCGATAAGGCCGCTGAACCCCTGCTTCGATGCCTGACCACCCTCTCCACCCAGCTCTCGAGCTGCCAGCTGGGCATCACCCTGACAACCCTGCTGACCGGCTTCGTCATGGAGCCGTCCGTGGGACGCCTGCTGGAAGGCCCGCTGGCCGGGCTGGGACTGCCGCCCCTGCTGGTTGACTCGGTCTCGGTTACCGTCGCAATGATCCTGGCTACGTTCCTGTCCATGCTGCTGGGTGAACTGATCCCCAAGAACATGTCCATCGCCATGCCCTTCCGGGTAGGCAAGGCACTGGCACGCCCGCAGCTGGCCTTCACCGTGGTCTTCAAGCCCGCGGTGCTGCTGCTGAACGGGTTCGCCAACCGCATCCTGCATCTCTTCGGCCTCGAAGCCAAGGAAGAGGTCAGTGGTGCACGCACCCCGGCTGAACTGTCCTCGATGGCACGCCGGTCCGCTGAGATGGGCACACTGGATAAAAACACCGCGGCCTTCCTCTCCCGGACGTTCTCCTTTGCGGGGCGCACTGCGGCGGATGTTATGACCCCGCGTATCCGGCTCGAGACCATCGACGCCGAGCAGCCCGTCGCAGACGTGATTGAAGCGGCCCGCCGGACCGGCTATTCCCGGTTCCCGGTGCTGGGGGATTCCCCGGATGACATCCGCGGTGTCGTGCATGTGAAAAAGGCTGTGGCGGTGCCCCGCAGCAAACGCGCAACGCTGCCTGCCGCCGCGATCATGAGCGACATTCTCCGGGTGCCGGAAACGGTGCACCTGGATTCGCTGCTTTCCGAACTCCGCAACGCCAACCTGCAGCTCGCCGTCGTGCTCGATGAATACGGTGGAACCGCCGGCGTCGCCACCTTGGAGGACCTCGTGGAGGAGATCGTCGGGGAAGTCTCGGACGAACACGACAAAGCCAAGCCCGGGGTGCTGCAGAGTGCATCCGGTGCCTGGTACTTCCCCGGGATCATGCGTCCGGATGAGGTCTCCGCACTGGTGCCGCTGCTGCGGATGCCCGACGAAGCCGGGTATGAAACCGTGGGCGGCTACATCATGGCCGAACTCGGCCGCATTGCGGAAGCGGGGGACCGTGTGGAGGTTCCCGGCGGAATGCTGGAAGTGGAACGCATGGACGGCCGCCGGATTGACCGGGTCAGCTTTATCCCCGTTGCGGAAGACAGCGAAGGGGAGCATCCCACCGAGCATCAGGACAACATGGAAGCACCGCGGGCCGAGGCCCGTAAGGACCGTTCGGCACGAAGGGAGGGCATCCGATGA
- a CDS encoding multifunctional oxoglutarate decarboxylase/oxoglutarate dehydrogenase thiamine pyrophosphate-binding subunit/dihydrolipoyllysine-residue succinyltransferase subunit, with product MPDQSNHRLPEEFGGNEWLVDELYEQYLSNKDSVDKKWWSIFESFKAEDSQSDNGSNGKASGSPSELGANPVTRQLPVVKAESTAPNAPKASGESPAATQQSGKPPVAKEKPKAEPAPQQAAKSDPAPKAAPIPAQLPKTQPSDAAAEEDKVTVLRGPAKAIATNMDLSLSVPTATTVRAVPAKLLIDNRIVINSHLERARGGKVSFTHLLGYAIIRAAAQFPSMNVHYDEVDGKPVAVQPAHVNFGLAIDMPKPDGTRLLVVPNIKKAETLNFSEFWHAYEDLVKRARAGKLGADDYRGTTISLTNPGGIGTVHSVPRLSKGQAAIIGAGALEYPAEFQGANEKILARNAISKIITLTSTYDHRVIQGAGSGEFLRIIHQLLLGEQGFYDEIFESLRIPYEPVRWSPDIQVNPDEQINKVARIQQLIHAYRVRGHLMADTNPLEYVQRRHADLDILNHGLTLWDLDREWPTGGFGGKPMLKLRKILGVLRDAYCRTAGIEYMHIQDPEERQWFQDRLETKYTKPNREEQLRILSKLNAAEAFETFLQTKFVGQKRFSLEGGESLIPLLDAVISGAADDGLEEVGIGMAHRGRLNVLTNIAGKTYAQVFREFEGTQDPRSVQGSGDVKYHLGTEGTFTSDNGNQTKIYLAANPSHLEAGDSVLEGIVRAKQDRLDKGDEFPVLPILIHGDAAFAGQGVVAETLNLSQLRGYRTGGTIHVVVNNQVGFTTSPTSSRSSVYSTDVAKMVQAPIFHVNGDDPEAVVRVGQLAYEYRQRFHKDVVIDMVCYRRRGHNEGDDPSMTQPMMYSLIEAKRSVRKLYTESLIGRGDISQEEAEQALRDYQGRLERVFAETHAAQTSPIPVITKDSEAVSDLERPAAQQEGTTIIKPASTAVSAEVLAHIGKAHVAVPEGFTIHPKLKSLLEKREQMSREGNIDWGFAEIAAFGTLLMEGVPVRLAGQDSRRGTFTQRHAVFHDRATGEEWMPLAELDPNQAKLWIYDSLLSEFAAMGFEYGYSVERPDALVLWEAQFGDFVNGAQTIIDEFISSAEQKWGQRSSLVLMLPHGYEGQGPDHSSARIERFLQMCAEDNMIVANPTTGASHFHLLRRQAYSRPRKPLVIFTPKQLLRLKAAATSVDEFTHGEFQPVIPEHAELDANAVDRVLLVSGRLYYDLLANRQKTGDEKTAIVRVEQLYPLPVEEIRAAVGKYPNAEIVWAQDEPANQGPWPFIGLNLPQYLDSRLRLVSRPASASTATGSAKRHAVEQDILVKKAFERQ from the coding sequence GTGCCAGACCAATCCAACCACCGCCTGCCGGAAGAATTCGGCGGCAACGAGTGGCTTGTCGATGAACTGTACGAACAGTATTTGTCGAACAAGGATTCCGTTGACAAAAAGTGGTGGAGCATCTTCGAGTCCTTCAAGGCTGAAGACTCCCAGTCAGACAACGGCTCCAACGGGAAGGCATCCGGCTCTCCCTCAGAACTCGGCGCAAACCCGGTAACCAGGCAGCTGCCCGTAGTGAAGGCCGAGTCCACGGCCCCCAACGCGCCCAAGGCGTCCGGTGAGTCCCCCGCTGCAACGCAGCAGTCGGGCAAACCGCCGGTAGCCAAGGAAAAGCCGAAGGCCGAGCCCGCCCCGCAGCAGGCCGCCAAGAGCGATCCGGCCCCCAAGGCTGCGCCTATCCCGGCCCAGCTGCCCAAAACCCAGCCCAGCGACGCTGCTGCGGAAGAGGACAAGGTCACCGTCCTGCGCGGACCGGCCAAGGCCATCGCCACCAACATGGACCTCAGCCTGAGCGTTCCCACGGCCACCACGGTTCGCGCCGTGCCGGCCAAGCTGCTCATTGACAACCGCATTGTCATCAACAGCCACCTGGAGCGGGCACGCGGCGGCAAGGTGTCCTTCACCCACCTCCTGGGCTACGCCATCATCCGCGCCGCAGCCCAGTTCCCTTCCATGAACGTGCATTACGACGAAGTGGACGGCAAGCCCGTTGCCGTCCAGCCGGCGCACGTGAACTTCGGCCTGGCCATCGACATGCCCAAGCCGGACGGCACCCGCCTGCTGGTGGTGCCGAACATCAAGAAGGCCGAAACGCTGAACTTCTCGGAGTTCTGGCACGCCTACGAGGATCTGGTCAAGCGCGCCCGCGCCGGCAAGCTCGGCGCCGACGATTACCGCGGCACCACCATTTCCCTGACCAACCCCGGCGGTATCGGCACCGTGCATTCGGTTCCCCGCCTGTCCAAGGGCCAGGCCGCCATCATCGGCGCCGGCGCCCTTGAGTACCCGGCTGAATTCCAGGGTGCCAATGAGAAGATCCTTGCCCGCAACGCGATCAGCAAGATCATCACGCTGACCTCCACGTATGACCACCGCGTCATCCAGGGTGCCGGCAGCGGCGAGTTCCTGCGCATCATCCACCAGCTCCTGCTCGGCGAGCAGGGCTTCTACGACGAGATCTTCGAATCCCTGCGGATTCCGTACGAGCCCGTGCGCTGGAGCCCTGACATCCAGGTGAACCCGGATGAGCAGATCAACAAGGTTGCCCGCATCCAGCAGCTCATCCACGCCTACCGTGTGCGCGGCCACCTGATGGCCGACACGAACCCGCTGGAATACGTCCAGCGCCGGCACGCCGACCTGGACATCCTGAACCACGGCCTCACGCTGTGGGACCTGGACCGGGAGTGGCCGACAGGTGGCTTCGGCGGCAAGCCGATGCTGAAGCTGCGCAAGATCCTCGGCGTCCTGCGGGACGCGTACTGCCGCACCGCCGGCATTGAGTACATGCACATCCAGGATCCCGAAGAGCGCCAGTGGTTCCAGGACCGCCTGGAAACCAAGTACACCAAGCCGAACCGCGAAGAGCAGCTGCGCATCCTCAGCAAGCTCAACGCCGCGGAAGCGTTTGAAACCTTCCTGCAGACCAAGTTTGTTGGCCAGAAGCGCTTCTCCCTGGAGGGCGGCGAATCCCTGATTCCGCTGCTGGACGCCGTGATTTCGGGGGCAGCCGACGACGGCCTCGAAGAGGTCGGCATCGGCATGGCCCACCGCGGGCGCCTCAACGTCCTGACGAACATTGCCGGCAAGACCTATGCCCAGGTCTTCCGCGAGTTCGAAGGAACCCAGGATCCGCGCAGCGTGCAGGGTTCGGGCGATGTGAAGTACCACCTCGGCACCGAGGGAACCTTCACCTCCGATAACGGCAACCAGACCAAGATCTACCTGGCCGCCAACCCCTCCCACCTTGAGGCCGGAGACTCGGTTCTTGAAGGCATTGTCCGCGCCAAGCAGGACCGGTTGGACAAGGGCGACGAGTTCCCCGTCCTGCCGATCCTGATTCACGGCGATGCGGCGTTCGCAGGCCAGGGCGTGGTGGCGGAAACGCTGAACCTCTCCCAGCTGCGCGGCTACCGCACCGGCGGCACCATTCACGTGGTGGTCAACAACCAGGTGGGCTTCACCACCTCCCCCACCTCCTCACGCTCCTCGGTTTACTCCACCGACGTGGCGAAGATGGTCCAGGCACCGATCTTCCACGTCAACGGAGACGACCCCGAAGCAGTGGTCCGGGTGGGCCAGCTGGCTTACGAATACCGCCAGCGGTTCCATAAGGACGTTGTCATCGACATGGTCTGCTACCGCCGCCGCGGCCACAACGAAGGCGACGATCCTTCGATGACGCAGCCGATGATGTACAGCCTGATCGAGGCCAAGCGCTCGGTGCGCAAGCTCTACACCGAGTCCCTGATCGGACGCGGCGACATCAGCCAGGAAGAGGCCGAGCAGGCGCTGCGCGACTACCAGGGCCGCCTCGAGCGGGTCTTCGCTGAGACGCACGCTGCCCAGACCTCCCCGATCCCGGTCATCACGAAGGACTCGGAAGCGGTTTCCGACCTGGAGCGGCCCGCCGCCCAGCAGGAGGGCACCACCATCATCAAGCCGGCCAGCACGGCGGTTTCGGCAGAGGTCCTGGCCCACATCGGCAAGGCCCACGTGGCGGTGCCGGAGGGCTTCACCATCCACCCGAAGCTCAAGTCCCTGCTGGAGAAGCGCGAGCAGATGTCCCGCGAGGGCAACATCGACTGGGGCTTCGCCGAGATTGCCGCCTTCGGCACCCTGCTGATGGAGGGTGTCCCGGTACGCCTGGCCGGGCAGGACTCACGGCGCGGAACGTTCACCCAGCGCCACGCCGTCTTCCATGACCGCGCCACCGGCGAAGAGTGGATGCCGCTGGCCGAGCTGGACCCGAACCAGGCGAAGCTGTGGATCTACGATTCCCTGCTGTCCGAATTCGCTGCCATGGGCTTCGAATACGGCTACTCCGTGGAGCGTCCGGATGCACTGGTGCTCTGGGAAGCCCAGTTCGGTGACTTCGTCAACGGTGCACAGACCATCATTGATGAGTTCATTTCCTCGGCCGAGCAGAAGTGGGGCCAGCGCTCCTCGCTGGTGCTGATGCTCCCGCACGGCTACGAAGGACAGGGTCCGGACCACTCCTCCGCCCGGATCGAGCGTTTCCTGCAGATGTGCGCGGAAGACAACATGATTGTTGCCAACCCCACCACGGGTGCCTCGCACTTCCACCTGTTGCGCCGCCAGGCCTACAGCCGTCCGCGGAAGCCGCTGGTGATCTTCACACCGAAGCAGCTGCTGCGCCTTAAGGCTGCCGCGACGTCGGTGGATGAGTTCACGCACGGCGAGTTCCAGCCGGTCATCCCCGAGCATGCGGAACTGGATGCAAACGCCGTGGACCGGGTCCTGCTGGTGTCCGGGCGCCTGTACTACGATCTTCTGGCCAACCGCCAGAAGACCGGCGACGAAAAAACCGCAATCGTCCGCGTGGAGCAGCTCTACCCGCTTCCGGTGGAAGAGATCCGGGCTGCCGTTGGCAAGTACCCGAATGCGGAGATTGTCTGGGCACAGGACGAGCCGGCGAACCAGGGTCCGTGGCCGTTCATCGGGCTGAACCTGCCGCAGTACCTGGACAGCCGGCTCCGTCTGGTTTCCCGTCCGGCGTCGGCGTCCACCGCTACGGGTTCGGCCAAGCGCCACGCCGTGGAGCAGGACATCCTCGTGAAAAAGGCCTTCGAACGGCAGTAG
- a CDS encoding GDSL-type esterase/lipase family protein, producing MEQRRIRLAAVGDELLAGHGDPRALGWLGRVLARTSPENVNLQAYSLAAPHEGTEALANRWLAEAGRRFDDGCENRLVIGLSDRDLDLELTTARSRLNLANILDGAAQMSIKVFVVGPPPGLDPERNRKLADLSAAFGDVTTRRKHVYVDTLSPLLNHEQWRNDLAANGGTPGQAGYGLMAWLVLHRGWYQWLDLPDMN from the coding sequence GTGGAACAACGCAGAATCCGGCTTGCTGCGGTAGGTGACGAGCTGTTGGCCGGACACGGGGATCCGCGGGCACTTGGCTGGCTGGGCCGTGTCCTGGCCCGGACCTCGCCGGAGAACGTAAACCTGCAGGCATACAGCCTCGCGGCCCCGCACGAAGGCACCGAGGCCCTGGCCAACCGGTGGCTCGCCGAGGCCGGACGGCGCTTTGATGACGGCTGCGAAAACCGCCTGGTCATTGGTCTCTCCGACCGTGACCTGGACCTGGAACTCACCACCGCACGGAGCAGGCTGAACCTGGCCAACATCCTCGACGGTGCCGCCCAGATGAGCATCAAGGTTTTCGTCGTCGGGCCTCCCCCGGGACTGGACCCGGAACGTAACCGGAAGCTCGCGGACCTCTCCGCAGCCTTCGGCGACGTCACCACCCGCCGCAAGCATGTCTACGTGGACACGCTGAGCCCGCTGCTGAACCACGAACAGTGGCGCAACGACCTCGCTGCGAACGGCGGCACCCCCGGACAGGCCGGCTATGGCCTGATGGCCTGGCTGGTGCTGCACCGCGGCTGGTACCAGTGGCTGGACCTCCCCGACATGAATTAG